One genomic region from Haloterrigena gelatinilytica encodes:
- a CDS encoding SOS response-associated peptidase, with protein MCGRYTLMVERGVLEERFDARFADGGDGFEPRYNMAPGQRLPVIANDDPETFRRLEWGLVPSWAEDDSGGLINARAETIDEKPAFREAYERRRCIVPADGFYEWVETEEGKRPYRVSFEDDRVFALAGLWERWEPEAETTQAGLEAFGGGLEESEDDGSDGPLETFTIVTTEPNDLVADLHHRMAVILEPGAEREWLTADDPGDLLEPHPSDEMRAYPVSRAVNDPSVDEPSLVEPLETG; from the coding sequence ATGTGCGGTCGCTACACGCTGATGGTCGAGCGGGGGGTACTCGAGGAGCGGTTCGACGCCCGGTTCGCGGACGGCGGTGACGGGTTCGAACCGCGGTACAACATGGCGCCGGGCCAGCGCCTGCCGGTGATCGCGAACGACGACCCGGAGACGTTCCGGCGACTCGAGTGGGGACTGGTGCCGTCGTGGGCCGAAGACGACAGCGGCGGGCTCATCAACGCGCGGGCGGAGACGATCGACGAGAAGCCGGCGTTCCGCGAGGCCTACGAGCGCCGTCGCTGCATCGTCCCGGCCGACGGCTTCTACGAGTGGGTCGAGACCGAGGAGGGAAAACGGCCCTACAGAGTCAGCTTCGAGGACGACCGCGTGTTCGCGCTGGCGGGGCTGTGGGAACGCTGGGAGCCCGAGGCGGAGACGACCCAGGCCGGCCTCGAGGCGTTCGGCGGCGGGCTCGAGGAGAGCGAAGACGACGGTTCCGACGGCCCGCTCGAGACCTTCACCATCGTGACGACCGAGCCCAACGACCTCGTCGCGGATCTCCACCACCGGATGGCGGTGATCCTCGAGCCGGGAGCCGAACGGGAGTGGCTGACGGCCGACGACCCCGGCGACCTCCTCGAGCCACACCCGTCCGACGAAATGCGCGCGTACCCGGTCTCGCGGGCGGTCAACGATCCGTCGGTCGACGAGCCGTCGCTGGTCGAACCGCTCGAGACCGGTTGA
- a CDS encoding cell division protein SepF produces the protein MGLMSKILGGGQSRTAEDYVELDLDDASASSAEAAMQVHIAEVNDQADAIDIKDAVYDGDIVIADITRLRTSDSTVEHIVDELRQVAQEVDGDIVRKGDDQIIITPTGVHISREKLGQRV, from the coding sequence ATGGGACTTATGAGCAAAATCCTCGGCGGCGGTCAGTCTCGGACGGCCGAGGACTACGTCGAACTGGATCTCGACGACGCGTCGGCGAGTTCGGCCGAGGCGGCCATGCAGGTACACATCGCCGAAGTCAACGACCAGGCCGACGCCATCGATATCAAAGACGCCGTCTACGACGGCGACATCGTCATCGCGGACATCACGCGTCTGCGAACCTCGGACAGCACCGTCGAACACATCGTCGACGAACTCCGGCAGGTCGCCCAGGAGGTCGACGGCGACATCGTCCGGAAGGGCGACGATCAGATCATCATCACGCCGACCGGCGTCCACATCAGCCGCGAGAAACTGGGCCAGCGGGTCTGA
- the citZ gene encoding citrate synthase, whose translation MADDLKKGLEGVLVAESGLSSIDGDAGRLIYRGYSIEDLARGASYEEVLYLLWHGELPTADELESFAAALSEEREVHDDVLDAMERLATADERPMAALRTAVSMFSAYEPETDADPEDLEATMRKGRRITAKIPTALAAFERYRLGEEPVDPHPDLGLAANFLYMLTGEEPSDVHAETFDQALILHADHGLNASTFTSMVIGSTMADIYSAVTGGVSALSGPLHGGANQDVMEVLMEIDESNLDPLDWVEQATDEGRRIPGFGHRVYNVKDPRAKILQERSKELAESGDSKWYDITTTIEEYLSQEKGLAEKGIAPNVDFYSGSVYYQLGIPIDMYTPIFAMSRAGGWVGHVLEYQEDNRLIRPLSRYTGPTDQEFVPVDER comes from the coding sequence ATGGCTGACGATCTCAAAAAAGGACTGGAGGGAGTCCTTGTCGCAGAGTCAGGGCTCAGCTCGATCGATGGTGACGCCGGTCGACTGATCTATCGAGGGTACTCGATCGAGGATCTCGCTCGCGGCGCGAGCTACGAGGAAGTCCTCTATCTCCTCTGGCACGGCGAACTCCCGACCGCGGACGAACTCGAGTCGTTCGCCGCGGCGCTCTCCGAGGAACGCGAGGTCCACGACGACGTTCTCGACGCCATGGAGCGGCTCGCGACGGCCGACGAACGGCCGATGGCCGCGCTCCGAACCGCGGTTTCGATGTTCTCGGCCTACGAGCCCGAGACCGACGCCGACCCCGAGGATCTCGAGGCGACGATGCGCAAGGGGCGGCGCATCACCGCCAAGATCCCGACCGCGCTGGCGGCCTTCGAGCGTTACCGGCTCGGCGAGGAGCCGGTCGATCCCCACCCTGACCTGGGGCTGGCCGCGAACTTCCTGTACATGCTGACCGGCGAGGAGCCGAGCGACGTCCACGCCGAAACCTTCGACCAGGCGCTGATCCTGCACGCGGACCACGGCCTGAACGCCTCGACGTTTACGTCGATGGTGATCGGCTCGACGATGGCCGACATCTACAGTGCCGTGACCGGCGGTGTCAGTGCCCTTTCCGGACCGCTTCACGGCGGCGCGAATCAGGACGTCATGGAGGTTCTGATGGAGATCGACGAGAGCAACCTCGACCCCCTCGACTGGGTCGAGCAGGCGACCGACGAAGGCCGGCGCATTCCCGGCTTCGGACACCGCGTCTACAACGTCAAGGACCCCCGCGCGAAGATCCTGCAAGAGCGCAGCAAGGAACTCGCCGAGAGCGGCGACTCGAAGTGGTACGACATCACCACCACGATCGAGGAGTACCTCTCCCAGGAGAAGGGGCTGGCCGAGAAGGGGATCGCCCCGAACGTCGACTTCTACTCCGGCTCGGTCTACTACCAGCTCGGCATCCCGATCGACATGTACACGCCCATCTTCGCGATGAGCCGCGCCGGCGGTTGGGTCGGTCACGTCCTCGAGTACCAGGAGGACAACCGCCTCATCCGTCCGCTCTCGCGATACACCGGCCCGACGGATCAGGAGTTCGTCCCGGTCGACGAGCGGTAA
- a CDS encoding rhodanese-like domain-containing protein yields MSDAPRVVSPSWLADRRDSVTVVDVREEREYEELGHVPGAVNVPTETFRDPSSVAEGKLPGAQAFADRMSEAGIERDDAIVAVDDERGVNAARFLLTATVYGHEGDLYLFDGGLEAWLAETDADLETTELESESNSDSQLETTYEAVRRDDAPIVDREDVEAAVEGDAVVVDTRTTAEYDQSHIPGAVQLGWEALLEDDTDRLKPEDELEALLADRGIEPDDRIVLYCNTARRLSHTYVVLRHLGYENVAFYEGSLTDWVRAEAPEWDPVDLKRQVRAYADAGGFDAMVAELGEDVLNRLKLIGLYHQKQRGYFMLRTRAPGGILTAEQARVIGEVADEFARAPEAYGGPDQNPVFGDGYLDVTTRQDVQMHWIRISDIDEIWDRYEAVGLETMQACGNSVRNVVGCPAAGIDADETIDVRPTVERVSERFLGDHHYANLPRKFKVSVTGCHEDCARSGIQDLGLTPAVKDDRDGFVARVGGGLSDGPRIASDVDLFVEPDQVDDLVAAMADLFMDRGSYLDTAVNRLRFLVEELGPERFREELESSADFEFVSPDETLTTDYRGDHVGVHEQDDGRSYVGLNVPTGRMGGDEFAELARLAEALGDGELRLTPNQNVLVPHLADDALETFLEEPVVERYGPDPGPFARGIVTCTGREFCNYGIIETKNRAIRWARELDDWAEEVGIADDHDAIRVHMSGCSASCAQPQVGDFGLRGEVYRDDYESGRAADLGLGGDLGDDEFIDWLVGKIPIDDVPDVIREMMLAYEGDREAGESFADWTDRKSDAELREIVAERPPAEPPVVGTEVS; encoded by the coding sequence GTGAGCGACGCGCCGCGCGTCGTCTCTCCGTCGTGGCTCGCAGACCGCCGCGACTCGGTGACGGTCGTCGACGTCCGCGAGGAGCGCGAGTACGAGGAATTGGGCCACGTACCGGGCGCGGTCAACGTCCCGACCGAGACCTTCCGCGATCCGAGCAGCGTCGCCGAGGGGAAACTGCCCGGCGCACAGGCTTTCGCCGACCGCATGAGCGAGGCGGGAATCGAGCGCGACGACGCTATCGTCGCCGTCGACGACGAACGCGGCGTCAACGCGGCCCGATTCCTGCTCACCGCGACCGTCTACGGCCACGAGGGCGACCTCTACCTGTTCGACGGCGGTCTCGAGGCGTGGCTCGCTGAGACGGACGCCGACCTCGAGACGACCGAGCTTGAGTCGGAATCGAACTCGGATTCGCAACTGGAGACGACGTACGAGGCCGTCAGGCGCGACGACGCCCCGATCGTCGACCGCGAGGACGTCGAGGCGGCCGTCGAGGGCGACGCCGTCGTCGTCGACACCCGGACCACCGCCGAGTACGACCAGTCGCACATCCCCGGCGCGGTGCAACTCGGCTGGGAGGCCCTGCTCGAGGACGACACCGACCGACTGAAGCCCGAGGACGAACTCGAGGCGCTGCTCGCCGACCGGGGCATCGAGCCGGATGATCGGATCGTCCTCTACTGTAACACCGCGCGGCGGTTGAGCCACACCTACGTCGTCCTCCGACACCTCGGCTACGAGAACGTCGCGTTCTACGAGGGGAGCCTGACCGACTGGGTGCGCGCGGAGGCACCCGAGTGGGACCCCGTCGATCTCAAGCGGCAGGTCCGCGCGTACGCCGACGCCGGCGGATTCGACGCGATGGTCGCGGAACTCGGCGAAGACGTCCTCAATCGGCTGAAGCTGATCGGCCTCTACCACCAGAAACAGCGGGGCTACTTCATGCTCCGCACGCGGGCGCCCGGCGGGATCCTCACCGCGGAACAGGCCCGCGTCATCGGCGAGGTCGCCGACGAGTTCGCCCGGGCGCCCGAGGCGTACGGCGGGCCCGACCAGAATCCCGTCTTCGGCGACGGTTACCTCGACGTGACGACCCGGCAGGACGTCCAGATGCACTGGATCCGGATATCGGATATCGACGAAATCTGGGATCGGTACGAGGCGGTCGGCCTCGAGACGATGCAGGCCTGCGGCAACTCGGTGCGCAACGTCGTCGGCTGTCCCGCCGCGGGGATCGACGCCGACGAGACGATCGACGTCCGGCCGACGGTCGAACGCGTCAGCGAGCGGTTCCTCGGCGACCACCACTACGCCAACCTGCCGCGGAAGTTCAAGGTCAGCGTCACCGGCTGCCACGAGGACTGCGCCCGGTCGGGGATCCAGGACCTCGGACTGACGCCGGCGGTGAAGGACGATCGCGACGGGTTCGTCGCCCGGGTGGGCGGCGGCCTCTCGGACGGCCCGCGGATCGCCAGCGACGTCGATCTCTTCGTCGAACCCGATCAGGTCGACGACCTCGTGGCCGCGATGGCCGACCTGTTCATGGACCGGGGCAGCTACCTCGACACCGCCGTCAACCGCCTGCGCTTTCTCGTCGAGGAACTCGGCCCCGAGCGGTTCAGGGAGGAACTCGAGTCCTCCGCCGACTTCGAGTTCGTCTCCCCCGACGAGACGCTGACGACCGACTACCGCGGCGACCACGTCGGCGTCCACGAGCAGGACGACGGTCGCTCCTACGTGGGGTTGAACGTCCCGACGGGGCGGATGGGCGGCGACGAGTTCGCGGAACTGGCGCGACTCGCCGAAGCCCTCGGCGACGGCGAACTCCGCCTGACGCCGAACCAGAACGTGCTCGTCCCCCACCTCGCGGACGACGCCCTCGAGACGTTCCTCGAGGAACCGGTCGTCGAACGCTACGGCCCCGATCCAGGTCCCTTCGCGCGCGGGATCGTCACCTGCACCGGACGGGAGTTCTGCAACTACGGGATCATCGAGACGAAGAACCGCGCGATCAGGTGGGCCCGCGAACTCGACGACTGGGCCGAGGAAGTCGGTATCGCGGACGACCACGACGCGATCCGCGTTCACATGTCGGGCTGCTCGGCCTCCTGTGCGCAGCCCCAGGTCGGCGATTTCGGCCTTCGCGGCGAGGTCTACCGCGACGACTACGAGTCCGGTCGCGCGGCCGACCTCGGGCTGGGCGGGGACCTCGGCGACGACGAGTTCATCGACTGGCTCGTCGGGAAGATCCCGATCGACGACGTGCCGGACGTGATTCGAGAGATGATGCTGGCCTACGAGGGCGACCGCGAGGCGGGCGAATCGTTCGCCGACTGGACCGACCGGAAATCCGACGCGGAACTGCGCGAGATCGTCGCGGAGCGTCCGCCGGCCGAGCCGCCCGTCGTCGGCACGGAGGTGAGCTGA
- the ilvA gene encoding threonine ammonia-lyase — MLELDDILEARERVRETSRHTPLERSHTYSSMTGAEVHLKLENFQRTGAFKIRGATNRIATLSDAQKDAGVVTASAGNHAQGVALAATRSGVDSKIVMPEHAPISKVKATRNYGAEVVLSGRDYNEAAERAHEIEREEGRTYVHAFDDEYVMAGQGTIGLEIVEDCPDVETVVVPIGGGGLISGIATAIKEQNPDVRVIGVQAAGASSAATSLEKGERVSIDEVDTIADGIATRSVGEQTFPYIQEYVDEVVTVSDPEIAVALVYLLERSKTVVEGAGAVPLAAVLFEKFDYDEGEVIVPALCGGNIDLNTLTNVIVRGLVETGRYLKIRTVLKDRPGALEDLLDIFTAHQANIYAIHHDRTSRDVEMSDTEVEIELEMRGPDHVDAFLSDLRGAGYEVDVLA; from the coding sequence ATGCTCGAACTCGACGATATTCTCGAGGCTCGCGAACGGGTGCGGGAAACGTCCAGACACACGCCGCTCGAGCGGTCCCACACCTATTCGTCGATGACCGGCGCCGAGGTACACCTGAAACTGGAGAACTTCCAGCGGACGGGCGCGTTCAAGATCCGCGGGGCGACCAACCGAATCGCGACGCTCTCGGACGCCCAGAAGGACGCGGGCGTCGTCACCGCCAGCGCGGGCAACCACGCCCAGGGGGTCGCGCTCGCGGCCACGCGGTCGGGCGTCGACTCGAAGATCGTCATGCCCGAACACGCCCCGATCTCGAAGGTCAAGGCGACCAGAAACTACGGCGCCGAGGTCGTGCTGTCGGGTCGCGACTACAACGAAGCCGCCGAGCGCGCCCACGAGATCGAACGCGAGGAGGGCCGAACCTACGTCCACGCGTTCGACGACGAGTACGTCATGGCGGGGCAGGGGACGATCGGCCTCGAGATCGTCGAGGACTGCCCCGACGTCGAGACCGTCGTCGTCCCCATCGGCGGCGGCGGCCTCATCAGCGGCATCGCGACCGCGATCAAGGAACAGAACCCGGACGTCCGGGTCATCGGCGTCCAGGCCGCGGGCGCCTCGAGCGCCGCCACCTCGCTCGAGAAGGGCGAGCGGGTCTCGATCGACGAGGTCGACACCATCGCCGACGGCATCGCGACCCGCAGCGTCGGCGAGCAGACCTTTCCCTACATCCAGGAGTACGTCGACGAGGTCGTCACCGTCTCCGACCCCGAGATCGCCGTCGCCCTGGTCTACCTCCTCGAGCGCTCGAAGACGGTCGTCGAGGGCGCGGGCGCGGTGCCCCTCGCCGCGGTCCTCTTCGAGAAGTTCGACTACGACGAGGGCGAAGTCATCGTCCCCGCGCTCTGTGGCGGCAACATCGACCTCAACACGCTGACCAACGTCATCGTCCGCGGCCTCGTCGAGACCGGGCGCTACCTGAAGATCCGCACCGTTCTGAAGGACCGCCCGGGCGCGCTCGAGGATCTCCTCGATATCTTCACCGCCCACCAGGCGAACATCTACGCCATCCACCACGATCGGACCTCCCGCGACGTCGAGATGAGCGATACGGAAGTCGAGATCGAACTCGAGATGCGCGGCCCCGACCACGTCGACGCGTTCCTCTCCGACCTGCGCGGGGCCGGCTACGAGGTCGACGTGCTCGCCTGA
- a CDS encoding helix-turn-helix domain-containing protein: MTGFRATVVVKDPGECPIADVSASTDEPITSVTRSRASTDGTVVEEFGIAADAGTESIDDGTATDLTPIQANDREEIYRFERESEAGCACEIVEGTGTPVSSVRAQDGALELTFRTLELTEIADIVDDLRDRFESVLVEELTQDHDDESSDPVLVDRDLLTTRQREIIETAHEMGYFDYPKGANATDVAEELGIARSTFTEHLAAAQTKLLDALLEK, encoded by the coding sequence ATGACCGGGTTTCGAGCCACAGTCGTCGTCAAAGACCCCGGGGAGTGCCCGATCGCGGACGTGTCGGCGTCCACCGACGAGCCGATCACCTCCGTGACGCGATCGCGGGCGTCGACCGACGGCACGGTCGTCGAAGAGTTCGGTATCGCCGCCGACGCCGGGACGGAGTCGATCGACGACGGTACCGCGACCGACCTGACGCCGATTCAGGCGAACGACCGCGAGGAGATCTACCGGTTCGAACGCGAGAGCGAGGCCGGCTGCGCGTGCGAAATCGTCGAGGGAACCGGGACGCCCGTCTCCTCGGTCCGCGCACAGGACGGCGCGCTCGAGTTGACGTTTCGAACCCTCGAGCTGACGGAGATCGCCGACATCGTCGACGATCTTCGGGACCGGTTCGAGAGCGTCCTGGTCGAGGAACTCACGCAGGACCACGACGACGAGTCGTCGGATCCGGTGCTCGTCGACCGCGACCTCCTGACGACGCGCCAGCGCGAGATCATCGAGACGGCCCACGAAATGGGCTACTTCGACTACCCGAAAGGCGCGAACGCGACGGACGTCGCAGAGGAACTGGGGATCGCTCGATCGACGTTCACCGAGCATCTGGCCGCCGCCCAGACGAAGCTGCTCGACGCACTGCTCGAAAAATAA
- a CDS encoding Rid family detoxifying hydrolase: MKRIIETDDAPAAVGAYSQATSNDSLLFTAGQIPLTADGELLDDEPIAAQTEQALYNLDAVLDEAGASAADVLKVTVYLDDIDDFDAMNETYANYFDDQPPARSAVEVAALPKGVGVEIEAVASLE; this comes from the coding sequence ATGAAACGGATCATCGAAACCGACGACGCGCCCGCCGCGGTCGGCGCCTACAGCCAGGCGACCAGCAACGATTCGCTGCTCTTTACCGCCGGCCAGATCCCGCTGACGGCCGACGGCGAACTGCTCGACGACGAACCCATCGCGGCCCAGACCGAACAGGCCCTCTACAACCTCGACGCCGTCCTCGACGAAGCGGGCGCGTCCGCCGCCGACGTCCTCAAGGTCACCGTCTACCTCGACGACATCGACGACTTCGACGCGATGAACGAGACCTACGCTAACTACTTCGACGACCAGCCGCCCGCCCGCAGCGCGGTCGAGGTCGCCGCCCTCCCCAAGGGCGTCGGCGTCGAAATCGAAGCCGTCGCCTCCCTCGAGTAA
- a CDS encoding RNA-guided endonuclease InsQ/TnpB family protein, which yields MLEQTLSEWKTACNIASYIGWNVGETRKTRLQSLAYDDVRDRTRLGSQHAILAIHQAAAALAGVEEIEGLDEDYDTSRPMFTSDTLTYDARTMTLFDDDSVSLATAGTGARIRCDLALPDDETGYQRQYLDDERWELTESTLSKRNGDWYLHLGFRKPKPESRDETKPGDEDRTVLGVDLGIVNIATTSTAYFASGRELRHRHREFDRIRSGLQRTGTRSAHQTIQRLSGREHRCVRQTLHEIVNNILREAIDYDCTVIAVENLTHIRERAPPAKEFHQWAHRKLVDLLEYKAESEGIQVAFVSPEYTSQRCPECGHTSAENRVRQATFECENCGATANADYVGAKNIGWRYVRRGQQSSRRTGDSRLALKSGTVQPNRGFIPAD from the coding sequence ATGCTCGAGCAGACACTCAGTGAGTGGAAGACCGCTTGTAACATCGCGAGTTACATCGGATGGAACGTCGGTGAGACGCGGAAAACGCGTCTCCAGAGTCTTGCATACGACGACGTACGGGACCGAACCCGTCTCGGGAGTCAACACGCAATTCTCGCGATCCACCAGGCCGCGGCCGCACTCGCGGGCGTCGAAGAGATTGAGGGCCTCGACGAGGACTACGATACGTCTCGGCCGATGTTCACCAGCGATACGCTGACCTACGACGCGCGGACGATGACGTTGTTCGACGACGATTCCGTGTCGTTGGCGACGGCAGGTACCGGTGCTCGAATCCGGTGTGATCTCGCGCTTCCTGACGACGAAACCGGTTATCAGCGCCAGTATCTGGATGACGAAAGGTGGGAGTTGACCGAGTCGACGCTCTCGAAACGCAATGGCGACTGGTATCTCCATCTCGGCTTTCGCAAACCGAAACCCGAGTCGCGCGATGAAACGAAACCCGGCGACGAGGACAGGACAGTTCTCGGCGTTGATCTCGGAATCGTCAACATCGCGACTACCAGCACCGCGTACTTCGCCTCGGGACGGGAACTGCGACATCGTCATCGCGAGTTCGACCGTATCCGAAGCGGGCTCCAACGAACCGGGACGCGGTCAGCACATCAAACCATTCAGCGACTAAGCGGACGGGAACACCGGTGCGTTCGACAGACGCTCCACGAGATTGTCAACAATATCCTTAGGGAGGCGATCGATTACGACTGTACCGTTATCGCCGTCGAGAACCTGACGCATATCCGTGAACGGGCACCACCTGCCAAAGAATTTCACCAGTGGGCCCACCGGAAACTCGTCGATCTGCTCGAGTACAAGGCCGAATCCGAAGGGATTCAGGTTGCATTCGTCTCCCCGGAGTACACGAGTCAGCGGTGTCCGGAATGCGGACATACCAGTGCGGAAAACCGCGTACGACAGGCTACGTTCGAATGCGAGAATTGCGGCGCAACGGCGAATGCCGATTACGTCGGTGCGAAAAACATCGGATGGCGATACGTCCGTCGGGGCCAACAGTCGTCTCGGCGGACGGGCGACAGTCGACTCGCCCTAAAGTCAGGAACCGTCCAGCCGAATCGCGGGTTTATCCCGGCCGACTGA
- a CDS encoding Coenzyme F420 hydrogenase/dehydrogenase, beta subunit C-terminal domain, giving the protein MVADNRPSIPEPDSTGPEPKGAGGDPRELNDDVTEPPGKIWFRDLDEAVIEADRCIQCASCVAACPSDSIGIDEAEHRPTLVKMCTGCSRCWDFCPRSGLRYERHLELAVEERALEEPATYAARADGDAAAAGQDGGAVTALLAELIESGDLDGAVVARESDSGPLRGEPFLATSREDLLEAGGSIYNQTMGLGRIDDLLAEEGLDPAETDLALVGTPCVIQGATALDRYDHEPADPIALTVALMCTRSFEHGRLVSRLERFDVDPERVDKLDITAGVLYAFDESGDVLLEADVDEFDAAGLRGCSECADFVGAGADISAGNVGTEDGETTVVVRTETGRNAWESAADGLETTAIDRPDTLERLADWNRRRAESTLPRAYDPEGSVGISYEAHREAYDGTDREPQPLNPARVHQYEEWC; this is encoded by the coding sequence ATGGTCGCGGACAACCGTCCGTCGATTCCGGAACCCGACTCGACCGGCCCCGAACCCAAGGGCGCCGGCGGCGACCCGCGAGAGCTGAACGACGACGTGACCGAACCGCCGGGGAAGATCTGGTTCCGCGATCTGGACGAAGCCGTCATCGAGGCCGACCGCTGTATCCAGTGTGCCTCCTGCGTCGCGGCCTGTCCGTCCGACTCGATCGGCATCGACGAGGCGGAGCACCGCCCCACGCTGGTCAAGATGTGCACCGGCTGCTCGCGCTGCTGGGATTTCTGTCCCCGCAGCGGCCTGCGGTACGAACGCCACCTCGAGTTGGCCGTCGAGGAGCGCGCCCTCGAGGAGCCCGCGACCTACGCCGCGCGAGCGGACGGCGACGCGGCGGCGGCCGGACAGGACGGCGGCGCCGTGACCGCCCTACTGGCCGAACTGATCGAATCCGGCGACCTCGACGGCGCGGTCGTCGCCCGCGAGAGCGATTCGGGTCCGCTGCGCGGGGAGCCGTTCCTCGCGACCTCCCGCGAGGACCTCCTCGAGGCCGGCGGCAGCATCTACAACCAGACGATGGGGCTGGGACGAATCGACGATCTGCTGGCCGAGGAGGGACTCGATCCCGCCGAGACGGACCTCGCGCTCGTCGGGACGCCCTGCGTGATCCAGGGCGCGACCGCGCTCGACCGCTACGACCACGAGCCGGCCGATCCGATCGCGCTGACGGTCGCGCTGATGTGTACCCGGAGCTTCGAGCACGGGCGGCTGGTCTCGCGCCTCGAGCGCTTCGACGTCGATCCGGAACGAGTCGACAAGCTCGACATCACCGCCGGCGTGCTTTACGCCTTCGACGAGTCCGGCGACGTGTTGCTCGAGGCGGACGTCGACGAGTTCGACGCCGCGGGCCTGCGGGGCTGTTCGGAGTGTGCGGACTTCGTCGGCGCCGGGGCCGATATCAGCGCCGGCAACGTCGGCACCGAAGACGGTGAGACGACGGTCGTCGTTCGTACTGAGACCGGCCGCAACGCGTGGGAGAGCGCCGCTGACGGCCTCGAGACGACGGCGATCGACCGACCGGACACGCTCGAGCGACTCGCCGACTGGAACCGGCGCCGCGCGGAGTCGACCCTCCCGCGGGCGTACGATCCCGAGGGCTCGGTCGGCATCAGCTACGAAGCGCACCGCGAGGCCTACGACGGCACCGATCGGGAACCGCAGCCGCTGAACCCGGCGCGGGTTCACCAGTACGAGGAGTGGTGTTGA
- a CDS encoding gamma-glutamylcyclotransferase gives MLVFVYGTLTDPERVASLLEDGPGEYEFVGPATLEGLHRVDGRYPTLVPGGSADGRLLSVDEPALERLDRYEGVDRGLYVRVAVSGPDDRRVWIYVGQPDRLGVDTADGWPDDRPFRDAVRSAVVPDTTVVRRRE, from the coding sequence GTGCTGGTCTTCGTTTACGGGACGCTGACCGATCCCGAACGGGTCGCGTCGCTGCTCGAGGACGGTCCCGGCGAGTACGAGTTCGTCGGACCGGCGACGCTCGAGGGGCTCCACCGCGTCGACGGACGGTACCCGACGCTCGTTCCGGGCGGCAGCGCCGATGGCCGACTCCTCTCGGTCGACGAGCCCGCGCTCGAGCGGCTCGATCGCTACGAGGGCGTCGATCGCGGGCTGTACGTTCGGGTTGCGGTTTCGGGACCGGACGACCGCCGCGTCTGGATCTACGTCGGGCAACCGGATCGACTCGGCGTCGACACCGCCGACGGCTGGCCGGACGACCGTCCGTTTCGCGACGCGGTTCGCTCCGCCGTCGTGCCGGATACTACCGTGGTAAGAAGACGCGAATGA